ACAGTTGGTCATTGGTCAAACAGCAAGGGGGAAACTTGTAATACCTTTCCTGTGGCAATAACTATGTTTACTCCTCTTGACCTAGCTTCCTTTAGAGCTTCTGCATTCCTTGCTGTTACTTGACTTTTACTGTTGAGCAATGTACCTAGTCACACAAAAGAACACAATCAAAATCCATGTAAATATAATTAGATTCTAGAGTGAAAATATCAAATATGAGCAACAAGCAACGGATAAGGGATGTACCATCCATATCACAGAAGATATATTTGAATTTTGGTCTATAAAATCTCAGGCTGCCAGCTCTCTTTAGACTGTTTGTTACTTGTCCTGTAAACATTCTTAGACAGCAATAACTACATTACATCATCATATGAGTGATATTCATTTCAAGACACAGATGGCAAGGAGAGCAATTACAGAGATGCCACAAGAACATACCATCCAATGTTTCTGTGTGAGGCTTGCTCAAATCAGGAGCGTTCTTAGCAAGACCTCTCCCTTTCCACCTTAGACTTTTTAAAATGAGCAGCTCCTCCTTCTCCATTTCCATTGCAGCCTCATCACTATGACGGTCAAAACCCAGAAGACGTAACAGGCCACGAACCTAGTACAGAATAGAAGGAAATAATCATTTTGTGCGTAATAAATAATATTATGTGCAGCAATTAACATAAACCACTCCAAAGTTCAAACAGGGGGGCAGGGGCAAATTAGTCGTATAACAACCGTAAAGGATCATACCACTAGTGTCCGCAGTTCATCAAGAAGGGTATGACCTCTCGCCTCAGCTTGCCTTGCAGCTGTTTCCACCGATATTACTATATCACCCAACATAAGCTGCAATAAGAAAACACAGTGAGAGAGAGTGAGGCAAGGCTAAAGGTAAAGacagaaagaaaataaataaaatgcTGATTTGGTCTTACAGTAGGAACATCCAGATCGGGAATGAACTGTGACACTGAGAGCATATCAGTAGCGCAGTCCTCGCCTCTCCATTCTTTGTTAAGATTCTGGATGAAGTTATCGTTGCATAGCAACACAGAAACCTCAACCTTTTCATACTTTCCAACGTCACTTATTGAAGTGTCTCGTGTTTTGTAGTTATACTCCAGAAGTCCATCTAGTGCAATTTTCATCGCCATAGGAACATTTAATTTCATGATTTCTATGACGTTCTGCATACACATTAAGGAAAACAAAGATCAACAAACACTCACCCAACCAATTGAAAACGTGAACAACTGAACATAATAAATCACCGCGAGGGAAATAAACTACCAAGAGAGAAAATCATCCCAGAACTCCAGTTGTACATAAGTGCAGCAGTGCACCTAGATTACCAGTAATAGAGCTCCCTGAACCACTAGGTGCTACTTCCTATTGGTAAATGGCAATCACGACCAGTTTGAAACGATACTACATGACTTATATCACAATACCAACAGTCCAGAGTTTATAGGGAGCAAATGAGTACCCTTTAGGGTATTCTCTGACCCTCTCTAGTACAATTAAATGAACTAAATTTTCAGAACTCACATCACTGTTGAAAACTTAGTTCATTTGATTGAACCGAGGAGGGTCACAGGGTACACTGTAGGCCACAAATTTGCATCCCTAAGAATTTTGCCATCATTTTCATCTGAGTTTCCTATGACACTTTTTAAAGCAGCAGTAGGTAGCCGCCATACACAGAGGTTTGACTAAATGAAATGTGTACCAGCACTTCGACGTCGTCGGGCAAATCATCCTCGACGCTGATGCGGGCGCAGAGCTCTATCTCGCTCTCCttgggcgggggcgggggcgcaGGGTCCTGCGGCGGCTCTCGCTTCGCCGCCGCCTGCCCGCGTCGCGCCCTTCGGAAGCCGCGTATGCCAGAGAGGAATCCCGCGAAAGGCTGCGCGAAGCGGGAGGTCTCGGGGGTGGGCGTGAACCCCCGCCAGGAGAGCAGAGAGGCCGTGGACGCCGCCGCAGGGAGATGGGGGAGGAGCGACGTGGAGCTGAGCAGCGCCGCGCCGCGGAGGGGCGGGGAGAGATGGAGGTGCGAGCGCGAGGCGAACGGGAGGGCCCGCGACACGATGCGCGCCATGGTCGCGCtcgcgcggcggccggcggcggagagATGGAAGACGAGCCGAAAGGGAGGGGTTTTGTGGTTTCCTTCTTTGGTTTTAGTTTGGCTCGTCCGATTTGTAGCATTTTCGCACCttgctgcacgtagtagtagaaGTTTTGTGCCTTTGTGGAAGATGTTTTTTCTGTGTGGCAAAAATGAGTTTATTACAAAATTATAGGGTTACAATCGAGAGATAAAAGTTCATCAATATAAGGTGATCCTCGTCAGGAGCAATATGACAAAGCCGAAAATACAAGCAGAAAGCAGGGACCTAGACAATGTGGGTGGCTAAAGGAGATTTGGACAGGCAGCTTCCTGCTGATGCCTTCATTCGCGACACGAGGCAAAAAACTTCCTCGGTGTTTGATCGCATCTCTGAGACAAATGATGGATCGGCGGATCCCGAGGCCCGGGGCCGCCGGGATCAATGAATCTGCTAGCTTGGAACTGTCAAGGCTTGAGGTTGGACTCGATAGTGGGCGAACCGATTAATGACCGGAGACCGAAATACGAAATACTTCCAGAACTAGGTGATACGTcttcatcgtatctacttttccaaactcttttacCTTTGTTTTGGACTTTAttttgtatgatttgaatggaactaacccggactgacgctgttttcagcagaattgccatggtgctatttttgtgcataaataaaagttctcgaaatgacccgaaacttcacagagattatttttgaaataaataaaaaatattggcgaaagaatcaaccagaggggacccaccacctgtccgcaagggtggagggcgcaccctcctatcttgtgggtcccacggacattcatcgacctcaactccaactccatatattcacgtttggggagaaaaaaatcggaaagaaggattcatcacattttacgatacggagccgcggccacctcctgttcttcctcgggagggcagatctggagtccgttttgggctccagagagggaaaatcgtcgccatcgtcatcatcaaccatcctccatcaccaatttcattatgctcaccgccgtgtgtgagtaatcttgtaggcttgctggacggtgattgGTTGGATGAGGTTTACcgtgtaatcgagttagttttgttagggtttgatccctagtatccactatgttctaagattgatgttgctatgattttgctatgcttaatgcttgtcactagggcccgagtgccatgatttcagatctaaatctattatgttttcatgaatatatttgtgttcttgatcctatcttgcaagttatagtcacctactatgtgttatgattcggcaaccccggagtgacaatagtcgggacacttcccggtgatgaccgtagtttgaggagttcatgtattcactaagtgctaatgctttggtccggttctttattaaaaggaggccttaatatcccttagtttccaataggatcccgctgccacaggagggcgggacaaaagatgtcatgcaagtttttTTTCCATAAACACGTACGATTATATTCAGaatgcatgcctacattatattgatgaattgaagttagttctgtgtcaccctaggctataactgttgcatgatgaatgccatctgacataattatccatcattgatccattgcctacgagttcgtttcatattgatctttgctaagttacttttccgttcccactattacgattgctacaaaactgttactgttacttttgccactattaccgttaattccatactactttgctactaaatactttgttgcagatattaagtctttcaggtgtggttgaattgacaactcagctgctaatacttgagaatattctttggctccccttgtgtcgaatcaataaatttgggttgaatactctaccctcgaaaactgttgcgatcccctatacttgtgggttatcaagacctttttctctcgccgttgccggggagcatagctctattctctgagtcacttgggatttatatctgttgatcactatgaggaatttgaaagatcaaagaaccaagattttccctcaactacgaggggaggtaaggaactaccatctagctctgcacttgattcaccttctgttttgagtaagcttgcgacgcctacacctgctattgattccgatatgtcgcatgttattgatgatgccacttctgttatgcatgatgcttatgatgatagtacttctttgcttgataatactgtgtcattaggtgaatttcttgatgaacaacttgctagggttagagaacacgaaattactgaaactgatgatactattgaaactgaagattatgattctcccctagatatgaattgcctgttgtgcctgagggctatatTATAGATGAAGAAACTTctagagacttttttgcttgcaatgatagagatgatcttaagaaactgctagctaaactgaaagaaaagtctttgaatgctagaatgcaatatgatcctaagtttgctacttcacctatctttgttactgataaggattatgaattctctatcgatcctgagttaattactttggttgaatctgattcTTTCTGTGGTTATGAATTTGAAACTGTTATGGTACATCTTACTAAactgaatgatatagccaccctatttgctcatgaggaaaaaattcgctattactatattcttaaattgtttcctttctcgttAAAGGATGATGttaagttatggtttaattctcttgctcctggtcgtgtgtgtagtccccaggatatggttgttggaaatatgccctagaggcaataataaattggttattattatatttccttgttcatgataatcgtttattatccatgctagaattgtattgataggaaactcagatacatgtgtggatacataggcaacaccatgtccctagtaagcctctagttgactagctcgttgatcaatagatggttacggtttcctgaccatggacattggatgtcgttgataacgggatcacatcattaggagaatgatgtgatggacaagacccaatcctaagcctagcacaagatcgtgtagttcgtttgctaagagcttttctaatgtcaagtatcatttccttagaccatgagattgtgcaactcccggataccgtaggaatgctttgggtgtaccaaacgtcacaacgtaactgggtggctataaaggtgcactacaggtatctccgaaagtgtctgttgggttggcacgaatcgagactgggatttgtcactccgtgtaaacggagaggtatctctgggcccactcggtaggacatcatcattatgtgcacaatgtgaccaaggagttgatcacgggatgatgtgttacggaacgagtaaagagacttgccggtaacgagattgaacaaggtatcgggataccgacgatcggatctcgggcaagtaacataccggtagacaaagggaattgtatacgggattgattgaatcctcgacatcgtggttcatccgatgagatcatcgaggagcatgtgggagccaacatgggtatccagatcccgctgttggttattgaccggagagtcgtctcgatcatgtctgcatgtctcccgaacccgtagggtctacacacttaaggttcggtgacgctagggttgtagagatattagtatgcggaaacccaaaagttgttcggagtcccggatgagatcccggacgtcacgaggagttccggaggtgaagaattatatataggaagtccagtttcggccaccgggaaagttttgggggttatcggtattgtaccgggaccaccggaagggtcccgggggtccaccgggtggggccacctgtcccggagggccccatgggctgaagtgggaagggaaccagcccttagtgggctggggcgccccccttgggcctccccctgcgcctagggttggaaaccctagggttggggggcgccccacttggcttgggggggaagccacccccctccccccttggccgccggcccccttggagatctgatctcccagggccggcgccccccaaggggtccctataaatagtggggggagggagggcagcagcaccacagcccctggcgcctccctctccccctgcaacacctctccgtcccgcttgtgcttggcgaagccctgccgggatcccgctacttccaccaccatgccgtcgtgctgctggatctccatcaacctctccttcccccttgctggatcaagaaggaggagacgtcgctgctccgtacgtgtgttgaacgcggaggtgccgtccgttcggcactcggtcatcggtgatttggatcacggcgagtacgactccatcaaccccgttcattagaacgcttccgctcgcgatctacaagggtatgtagatgcactccttccctctcgttgctagtaaactccatagattgatcttggtgatgcgtagaaaattttgaatttctgctacgttccccaacagtggcatcatgagccaggcctatgcgtagttactatgcacgagtagaacacaaagcagttgtgggcgtagatgttgccaattcttcttgccgctactagtcttatcttgtttcggcggtattgtgggatgaagcggcccggaccgaccttacacgtacgcttacgtgagacaggttccaccgactgacatgcactagttgcataaggtggctagcgggtgtctgtctctcccactttagtcggaacggattcgatgaaaagggtccttatgaagggtaaatagaaattggcatatcacgttgtggttttacgtaggtaagtaacgttcttgctagaaacctatacaagccacgtaaaaacttgcaacaacaattagaggacgtctaacttgtttttgcagcatgtgccttgtgatatgatatggccagaagatgtgatgaatgatatatgtgatgtatgagattgatcatattcttgtaataagaatcacgacttgcatgtcgatgagtatgacaaccgacatgagccataggagttgtctttattttttgtatgacctgcgtgtcattgaataacgccatgtaaattactttactttattgctaagcgcgttagccatagaagtagaagtaatcgttggcgtgacaacttcatgaagacacaatgatggagatcatgatgatggagatcatggtgtcatgccggtgacgaagatgatcatggtgccccgaagatggagatcaaaggagcaaaatgatattggccatatcatgtcactatttgattgcatgtgatgtttatcatgttttgcatcttatttgcttagaacgacggtagcataaataagattatccctcactaaaatttcaagagacgtgttccccctaactgtgcaccgttgcgaaggttcgttgtttcgaagcaccacgtgatgatcgggtgtgatagattctaacgttcgaatacaacgggtgttgacgagcctagcatgtacagacatggcctcggaacacatgcaaaacacttaggttgacttgacgagcctagcatgtacagacatggcctcggaacacaagagaccgaaaggtcgaacatgagtcgtatagtagatacgatcaacatggagatgttcaccgatgatgactagtccgtctcacgtgatgatcggacacggcccagtttgactcggatcatgcatcacttagatgactagagggatgtctatctgagtgggagttcattaatcagatgaacttcattatcatgaacatagtcaaaaggactttgcaaattatgtcatagcttgcactttagttctactgtttaagatatgttcccagagaaaatttagttgaaagttgatagtagcaattatgcggactgggtccgtaaactgaggtttgtcctcattgctgcacagaaggcttatgtccttaatgcatcgctcggtgtgctgaacctcgagcgtcgtttgtagatgttacgaaacatctgacatacacgttttgatgactacgtgatagttcagtgcgtattgctaacggtttagaattgtggcaccaaagacggtttcgaaacgtcgcagaacatatgagatgttccgaagactgaaattgggatttcagactagtgcccacgtcaagaggtatgagacctctgacaagtttcttaagcctgcagactaagggagaaaagctcaatcgttgagcatgtgctcagattgtctgagtaccacaatcgcttgaatcgagtgggagttaatcttccagatgagatagtgatggttctccatagtcactgccaccaagctatcagagcttcgtgatgaactataacatatcagggatagatatgaggatccttgagcaactcgcgatgtttgacaccgcgaaagtagaaatcaagaaggagcatcaattattgatggttagtaaaaccactagtttgtaaaagggcaagggcaaaagggatacttcatgaaacaacaaatcatttgctACTCCAGTGAAGAAACctaaggttgaacccaaacccgagactaagtgcttctgaaatgaggggaacggtcattgaagcagaactaccctagatacttcgtagatgagaaggctggcaaggtcgacagaagtatattggatatacattatatgaatgtgtaccttactagtactcctagcagcaccagggtattagataccggttcggttgctaagtgttagtaactcgaaataaaagctgcggaataaacggagactagctaaaggtgagatgacgatatgtgttggaagtgttttccaaggttgatgtgatcaagcatcgcatgctccctctaccatcgagattggtgttaaacctaaataattgttatttggtgtttgtgttgagcataaacatgattggattatgtttatcgcaatacagttattcatttaaggagaataatggttactctgtttatttgaataataccttcaatggtcttgcacctaaaatgaatctcgatcgcagtgatacacatgttcgtgccaaaagatataaaatagtaatgatagtaccacatacttgtggcactgccatttgagtcatattggtatagaacgcatgaagaagctccatgtagatggatctttggactcactcgtttttgaaaagattgagacatgcgaaccatgtctattggtatatatgcatgaagaaactccatgcagatggatcgtttggactcacttgattttgaatcacttgagacatgcaaatcataccacatgggcaagatgactgaaaggcctcgttttcagtaagatggaacaagagagaaacttgttggaagtaatgcatttgatgtgtgcagtccaatgagtgccgaggcacgcagtggatatcgatatattcttacttcacagatgattcgagtagatgctgagaatatttacttgatgaaacacaagtctgaattattgaaaggttcaagtaatttcagagagaagttgaagatcgtcgtgacaagaggataaaatgtctgtgatatgatcatagagatgagtatctgagttacgagtttggcacacaattaagataTTGTGGAAAGtttttcacaattaataccgcctggaacaccatagtgtgatggtgtgtccgatcatcataactgcaccctattggatatggtgcataccatgatgtctcttatcaaattaccactatcgtttatgggttaggcattagagacaaccgcattcactttaaaaggggcaccatgcaattccgttgagacaacaccgtttagagaaacctaagttgtcgtttcttaaaagtttggggctgcgatgcttacgtgaaaaagtttcaagctgataagcttgaacccaaagcggataaatgcatcttcatagaaaacccaaaacagttgggtatacctcctatttcagatctggaagcaaaagtaattgcttctagaaacgggtcctttctcgaggaaaagtttctctcgaaagaattgagtgggaggatggtggagacttgataaggttattgaaccgtcacttcaactagtgtgtagcagggcacaggaagttgttcctgtggcacctacaccaattgaagtggaagcttatgatagtgatcatgaaacttcggatcaagtcactaccaaacctcataggtcgacaaggatatgtactactcctgagtggtacggtaatcctgtcttagatatcatgttgttagacaatactgaacctacgagctatggagaagcgatggtgggcccatattccgacgaatggctcgagggcatgaaatccgagatagaatccatgtatcagaacaaagcatggactttggtgaacttgcccgatgatcggcaagccattgagataaatggatattttagaagaagacggacgtggacggtaatgttaccgtctatgaagctcgacttgtggcaaagagtattttcacaagttcaaggagttgactacgatgagattttctcatccgcagcgatgcttaagtccgtcggaatcatgttagcattagctgcatttatgaactctggcagatggatgtcaaaaacaagtttccttaccagttttcgtaaggaaaggttgaatgtgatacaatcagaaaggttttgtcgatcctaaggatgctaataggtatgctagctccagcgatccttccatggactagagaaagcatctcggagtcagaatatacgctttgatggagtgatcaaagtttttgggtttatacaaagttgttagaaacttgtatttacaataaagtgagtgggagcgctacaacatttctgataagaatatgtgaatgacatattgttgatccgaaatgatgtaaaatttctggaaagcataaagggttgtttgaaaggagtttttcaaaggaacacctggataaagctgcttacatattgggcatcaagatctatagagatagatcaagacgcctgatgatactttcaaagaacgcacaccttgacatgattttgaaagagttcaaaatagatcagtaaagaaggagttcttagatgtgttacaaggtgtgagtattgagtaagactcaagacctgaccacaacagaagagagagaaaggacgaaggtcgtcccctatgctttatacgtaggctctacagtatgctatgctgtgtaccgcacatgaagtgtgccttgccatgagttggtcaaggggtacaatagtgatccgggaatagatcacatgacagcggtcgaacttatccttagtatctagtggactaaggaattttctcgattatggaggtgaaaaggagttcgtcgtagagggttacgtcgatgcgaactttgacactaatccggatgactctgagtagtaaaccggattcgtatagtagagcagttatttgaaatggctccaagtagcgcgtggtagcatccacaagatgacatagatattcgtaaagcacacacggatctgaaaggttcagacccgttgactaataacctctcccacaagcataacatgatcaaaccaaaaatcattgagtgttaatcacatagtgatgtgaactagattgttgactctagtaaactctttagatgttggtcacatggtgatgtgacctgtgtgttaatcacatggagatgtgaactagattattgactctagtgcaagtgggagactgttggaaatatgccctagaggcaatactaaattggttattattatatttccttgttcatgataatcgtttattatccatgctagaattgtattgataggaaactcagatacatgtgtggatacatagacaacaccatgtccctagtaagcctctagttgactagctcgttgatcaatagatggttacggtttcctgaccatggacattggatgtcgttgataacgggatcacatcattaggagaatgatgtgatggacaagacccaatcctaagcctagcacaagatcgtgtagttcgtttgctaagagcttttctaatgtcaagtatcatttccttagaccatgagattgtgcaactcccggataccgtaggaatgctttgggtgtaccaaacgtcacaatgtaactgggtggctataaaggtgcactacaggtatctctgaaagtgtctgttgggttggcacgaaccgagactgggatttgtcactccgtgtaaacggagaggtatctctgggcccactcgataggacatcatcattatgtgcacaatgtgaccaaggagttgatcacgggatgatgtgttacggaacgagtaaagagacttgccagtaacgagattgaacaaggtatcgggataccgacgatcgaatctcgggcaagtaacataccggtagacaaagggaattgtatacgggattgattgaatcctcgacatcgtggttcatctgatgagatcatcgaggagcatgtgggagccaacatgggtatccagatcccgctgttggttattgaccggagagtcgtctcggtcatgtctgcatgtctcccgaacccgtagggtctacacacttaaggttcggtgacgctagggttgtagagatattagtatgcggaaacccgaaagttgttcggagtcccggatgagatccagacgtcacgaggagttccggaatggtccggaggtgaagaattatatataggaagtccagtttcggccaccgggaaagtttcgggggttatcggtattgtaccgggaccaccggaagggtcccgggggtccatcgggtggggccacctgtcccggagggccccatgggctgaagtgggaagggaaccagcccttagtgggctggggcgtccccccttgggcctccccctgcgcctagggttggaaaccctaggggtggggggcgccccacttggcttggggggaagccaccccccttcccccttggccgccgccccccttggagatctgatctcccagggccggcgcccccaggggtccctatatatagtgggggggggagggcagcagcaccacagccccaggcgcctccctctccccctgcaacacctctccgtcccgcttgtgcttggagaagccctgccgggatcccgctacttccaccaccacgccgtcgtgctgctggatctccatcaacctctccttcccccttgctggatcaagaaggaggagacgtcgctgctccgtacgtgtgttgaacgcggaggtgccgttcgttcggcactcggtcatcggtgatttggatcacagcgagtacgactccatcaaccccgttcattagaacgcttccgctcgcgatctacaagggtatgtagatgcactccttccctctcgttgctagtaaactccatagattgatcttggtgatgcgtagaaaattttgaatttctgctacgttccccaacaatggtttactatttctctgaaaaatatttccccgctcataagtaACAAGCTACTTTAaaagaaatatttaactttgtgcaacttgaagaagagagtctcccacaagcttgggggaggcttctccaattac
The Aegilops tauschii subsp. strangulata cultivar AL8/78 chromosome 3, Aet v6.0, whole genome shotgun sequence genome window above contains:
- the LOC109762543 gene encoding endoribonuclease YBEY, chloroplastic encodes the protein MARIVSRALPFASRSHLHLSPPLRGAALLSSTSLLPHLPAAASTASLLSWRGFTPTPETSRFAQPFAGFLSGIRGFRRARRGQAAAKREPPQDPAPPPPPKESEIELCARISVEDDLPDDVEVLNVIEIMKLNVPMAMKIALDGLLEYNYKTRDTSISDVGKYEKVEVSVLLCNDNFIQNLNKEWRGEDCATDMLSVSQFIPDLDVPTLMLGDIVISVETAARQAEARGHTLLDELRTLVVRGLLRLLGFDRHSDEAAMEMEKEELLILKSLRWKGRGLAKNAPDLSKPHTETLDGQVTNSLKRAGSLRFYRPKFKYIFCDMDGTLLNSKSQVTARNAEALKEARSRGVNIVIATGKTRPAAIDALNMVDLSGRNGIVSESSPGIFLQGLLVYGLEGREIYRNTLNQEVCREAFLYSLEHKVPLVAFSQDRCFSMFKDPLVDSLHEVYHEPKAEIVSSIDQLLGTAEIQKLVFIGTSEGVSSTLRPYWTKAIKERAGVLQAQPDMLELVPPATSKGTGVKILLDHLCISPDEVMAIGDGENDIEMLEVASLGVALANGAEKTKAVANVIGATNDEDGVAQAIYDYAF